A genomic window from Silene latifolia isolate original U9 population chromosome 11, ASM4854445v1, whole genome shotgun sequence includes:
- the LOC141610861 gene encoding putative disease resistance protein RGA1 isoform X2, producing MLSFSHCKSKLDDLQNTVEMVGAVLEDAGAKQDSLNAQEKHYVQELKDAVYDADDVLDEFLTLAKQKQLREHSDKFSDKVKSFILRFEHLTHKLSSKVKTVNDNLNKIATKSDKFSFKIDFKPIKFTKEETSSCLSDVIIGREEDVEKIISVLLGSHNLDHPNVSLLAIMGMGGLGKTALAQLVYNHPRITKAFPLKRWTCIADQDEQHLDLKGHLAKVVKGLSVTDKMSLEDIHHEVKQQLEGQKYLLVLDDVWTESYHEWQQFQGFLKFGGRGSWIIVTTRSKTTAQMIAGDRVHLLQGLSEPESWHLFERMAFQGEKRDEEWVKLGQEIVKKCTNVPLAIRVVGSLLRGQSKSEWLSFHDKGLVLLSESNDAMMTRILKLSYDQLNPSLRTCFAYCAIFPKDWKINKKLLIQLWMAQGYINSENLGEEYFLILLQRCFFQDIDEDEFGGIKSFKIHDLLHDIAEKVAGEEIFRFSSYTSSVGKRVRHLSLVEDSYAQHIFNNSEIRTCLFITKSYHGSKVDRLLASKSIRKWTCLRSLDLSKSKAKSLPKSIGDLLHLRSLDLSYNSDLRVLPKSITKLVNLQTLNLHFCKSLKQLPDDVSKLVDLCTLNVAQCHALSHMPAGISMLSSLHTLCQFVVGARARSASKQCFNGLEDLKHLNKLKGELTIEIAVLENAKFVKEEHGGGGYLRSKEHLETIIINFRRGEESEEALLEEMQPHPHVKRLELYGYHGETLPRWPGRGDNSALFDFPNLVTLRIVDCSELLYLPWQIGKLPHLKTLQISRLPNMEYMADSGTLVSDEGSSFFPCLDRLNISQLPKLKGWWRRSGSHVVNPNESGSSREAQVLKWVSSPCFPLLKNLSIEYCENMMVVPLCPQLEELTIYNSRGDMRCRPRPLSCPKLKRLEINNSEWLKSMPIVPKYTQFLSEIKIVSDERMERLGEVNEFPTYLLSSVRTLHISGCPELVSIRGWLEHLSALESLYIQLCPKVKLGGMSWHNLAGSLQHLYLIELKEMEELPEGMQFCTSLRSLNIWKSPKLKSMPKWMPKLTSLQVLYIVLGSESLKERCQKPNGEDWPLIQHISDFYMC from the coding sequence ATGCTCTCCTTTTCTCATTGCAAATCCAAACTTGATGACCTCCAAAACACTGTCGAAATGGTCGGAGCTGTTCTTGAGGATGCTGGTGCCAAGCAGGACTCTCTTAACGCCCAGGAGAAGCATTACGTCCAAGAGCTCAAAGATGCTGTTTACGACGCTGACGATGTGTTAGATGAGTTCCTAACCCTTGCCAAACAGAAGCAACTCAGGGAACATAGTGATAAATTCTCTGACAAGGTAAAATCCTTTATTTTACGATTTGAGCATCTTACACACAAACTCTCTAGTAAAGTCAAAACGGTTAATGACAATTTGAATAAAATTGCCACTAAGAGTGATAAATTTAGTTTTAAGATTGACTTTAAGCCTATAAAATTTACAAAGGAGGAGACTTCTTCTTGTTTGTCTGATGTAATCATTGGGAGGGAGGAAGATGTGGAGAAGATTATAAGTGTGTTGTTGGGTTCTCATAATCTTGATCACCCAAATGTTTCTTTGCTAGCCATTATGGGGATGGGAGGTTTAGGAAAAACCGCTCTTGCCCAACTTGTGTATAACCATCCTAGGATCACTAAGGCATTCCCACTGAAGAGGTGGACTTGCATTGCTGATCAGGATGAACAGCATTTGGATTTGAAAGGGCATTTAGCAAAGGTGGTGAAAGGATTATCTGTTACTGATAAAATGTCTTTGGAGGACATACATCATGAAGTTAAGCAGCAACTTGAAGGGCAAAAATACTTGCTCGTGTTAGATGACGTGTGGACTGAAAGTTATCATGAATGGCAGCAGTTCCAAGGGTTTTTGAAGTTTGGCGGAAGGGGGAGTTGGATAATTGTAACTACACGCTCGAAAACAACTGCCCAAATGATTGCAGGTGATCGAGTACATCTGTTGCAAGGATTATCAGAACCGGAGTCATGGCATTTGTTCGAAAGGATGGCGTTTCAAGGAgaaaaaagagatgaagaatgGGTTAAACTTGGCCAAGAGATTGTAAAAAAGTGTACCAATGTCCCGCTTGCTATTAGAGTAGTAGGAAGTCTTCTGCGTGGTCAATCCAAGTCTGAGTGGTTATCATTTCACGACAAAGGCTTAGTCCTTCTTAGTGAGAGTAATGATGCCATGATGACCCGCATATTGAAGTTAAGTTACGATCAACTTAACCCTTCCTTGAGGACTTGTTTTGCCTACTGTGCTATCTTTCCCAAGGATTGGAAGATTAATAAGAAACTGTTGATTCAGCTTTGGATGGCACAAGGCTACATTAACTCAGAGAATTTGGGCGAAGAATACTTTCTTATATTGCTTCAGAGGTGTTTTTTCCAAGATATAGACGAGGATGAATTTGGGGGGATTAAGTCGTTTAAGATTCATGATCTCTTGCATGATATTGCTGAAAAAGTAGCGGGCGAAGAGATTTTCAGGTTCAGTTCTTATACTTCTAGTGTGGGAAAAAGAGTTCGCCATCTCTCTCTTGTGGAGGACTCCTACGCACAACATATCTTCAATAATTCTGAAATTCGTACGTGCCTTTTTATTACAAAATCGTACCATGGGTCTAAAGTGGACCGATTACTAGCAAGTAAATCAATACGGAAATGGACATGCTTAAGGTCTTTAGATTTGAGTAAGTCAAAGGCCAAAAGTTTACCAAAATCAATAGGTGACCTGTTGCATTTGAGGAGTTTAGACCTCTCATACAATAGTGATCTGAGAGTTCTTCCCAAGTCAATAACAAAGCTAGTAAATCTCCAAACTTTGAATTTACATTTTTGCAAGAGTTTAAAACAACTGCCGGATGATGTGAGCAAGCTAGTTGATCTATGCACCTTAAATGTAGCTCAATGTCATGCGCTAAGTCATATGCCGGCCGGCATAAGTATGTTGAGCTCTCTGCACACTTTATGCCAATTTGTGGTGGGTGCGCGAGCAAGATCAGCTTCAAAGCAATGCTTTAATGGGTTGGAAGACCTAAAGCACCTGAACAAATTGAAAGGGGAATTGACGATTGAAATAGCAGTTCTTGAAAATGCAAAATTTGTGAAGGAAGAACATGGCGGGGGAGGCTATTTAAGGAGTAAGGAACACCTAGAGACGATTATTATTAACTTTAGACGCGGGGAGGAGTCTGAGGAAGCATTGCTGGAAGAGATGCAGCCTCATCCTCATGTCAAGAGATTGGAGTTGTATGGGTATCATGGTGAGACATTACCGAGATGGCCAGGGAGGGGGGATAACTCGGCGTTGTTCGATTTCCCTAATCTTGTCACTTTGCGGATCGTAGATTGCAGTGAGCTTCTCTATCTGCCTTGGCAAATTGGGAAACTGCCCCACCTTAAGACGCTACAGATTTCAAGATTGCCAAATATGGAATATATGGCGGACTCAGGAACACTTGTCTCGGATGAAGGATCATCCTTCTTTCCCTGCCTCGATAGGCTTAATATTTCTCAGTTGCCTAAGTTAAAAGGGTGGTGGCGGAGATCAGGGTCGCACGTGGTCAACCCTAATGAGAGTGGAAGCAGCAGAGAAGCACAAGTATTAAAGTGGGTGTCATCTCCCTGTTTTCCTCTACTAAAGAATCTCAGTATAGAATATTGTGAAAATATGATGGTTGTCCCTTTATGTCCGCAGCTCGAAGAGCTCACAATATATAATTCCAGAGGAGATATGAGGTGCAGACCTCGTCCCTTGTCATGTCCCAAATTGAAGAGACTAGAAATCAACAACTCGGAGTGGCTGAAATCAATGCCTATTGTCCCAAAGTACACTCAGTTTCTTTCAGAGATAAAAATAGTGTCTGATGAGAGAATGGAGAGGTTGGGAGAAGTAAATGAGTTTCCGACGTATTTATTGTCTTCCGTGCGAACCTTACACATCAGCGGTTGCCCGGAACTTGTGAGCATAAGAGGATGGCTGGAGCATTTATCTGCCCTGGAGTCTTTGTATATCCAACTCTGTCCAAAAGTGAAGTTGGGTGGGATGTCATGGCATAACCTTGCTGGTAGTCTTCAACACTTGTATTTGATTGAATTAAAAGAGATGGAGGAATTGCCAGAGGGGATGCAGTTCTGCACTTCCCTCCGATCTCTTAACATTTGGAAGTCTCCCAAACTGAAATCCATGCCAAAATGGATGCCCAAACTCACCTCTCTCCAGGTGCTTTACATTGTACTGGGTTCCGAGAGTCTCAAAGAAAGATGCCAAAAACCGAATGGGGAGGACTGGCCTCTCATCCAACACATCTCAGATTTTTACATGTGCTAG
- the LOC141610861 gene encoding putative disease resistance protein RGA1 isoform X1 has translation MDPATTLAVIQTILTAIQTLPQLLSMLSFSHCKSKLDDLQNTVEMVGAVLEDAGAKQDSLNAQEKHYVQELKDAVYDADDVLDEFLTLAKQKQLREHSDKFSDKVKSFILRFEHLTHKLSSKVKTVNDNLNKIATKSDKFSFKIDFKPIKFTKEETSSCLSDVIIGREEDVEKIISVLLGSHNLDHPNVSLLAIMGMGGLGKTALAQLVYNHPRITKAFPLKRWTCIADQDEQHLDLKGHLAKVVKGLSVTDKMSLEDIHHEVKQQLEGQKYLLVLDDVWTESYHEWQQFQGFLKFGGRGSWIIVTTRSKTTAQMIAGDRVHLLQGLSEPESWHLFERMAFQGEKRDEEWVKLGQEIVKKCTNVPLAIRVVGSLLRGQSKSEWLSFHDKGLVLLSESNDAMMTRILKLSYDQLNPSLRTCFAYCAIFPKDWKINKKLLIQLWMAQGYINSENLGEEYFLILLQRCFFQDIDEDEFGGIKSFKIHDLLHDIAEKVAGEEIFRFSSYTSSVGKRVRHLSLVEDSYAQHIFNNSEIRTCLFITKSYHGSKVDRLLASKSIRKWTCLRSLDLSKSKAKSLPKSIGDLLHLRSLDLSYNSDLRVLPKSITKLVNLQTLNLHFCKSLKQLPDDVSKLVDLCTLNVAQCHALSHMPAGISMLSSLHTLCQFVVGARARSASKQCFNGLEDLKHLNKLKGELTIEIAVLENAKFVKEEHGGGGYLRSKEHLETIIINFRRGEESEEALLEEMQPHPHVKRLELYGYHGETLPRWPGRGDNSALFDFPNLVTLRIVDCSELLYLPWQIGKLPHLKTLQISRLPNMEYMADSGTLVSDEGSSFFPCLDRLNISQLPKLKGWWRRSGSHVVNPNESGSSREAQVLKWVSSPCFPLLKNLSIEYCENMMVVPLCPQLEELTIYNSRGDMRCRPRPLSCPKLKRLEINNSEWLKSMPIVPKYTQFLSEIKIVSDERMERLGEVNEFPTYLLSSVRTLHISGCPELVSIRGWLEHLSALESLYIQLCPKVKLGGMSWHNLAGSLQHLYLIELKEMEELPEGMQFCTSLRSLNIWKSPKLKSMPKWMPKLTSLQVLYIVLGSESLKERCQKPNGEDWPLIQHISDFYMC, from the coding sequence ATGGATCCTGCAACAACTTTAGCTGTAATTCAAACTATACTTACTGCTATCCAAACTTTGCCTCAGTTACTATCAATGCTCTCCTTTTCTCATTGCAAATCCAAACTTGATGACCTCCAAAACACTGTCGAAATGGTCGGAGCTGTTCTTGAGGATGCTGGTGCCAAGCAGGACTCTCTTAACGCCCAGGAGAAGCATTACGTCCAAGAGCTCAAAGATGCTGTTTACGACGCTGACGATGTGTTAGATGAGTTCCTAACCCTTGCCAAACAGAAGCAACTCAGGGAACATAGTGATAAATTCTCTGACAAGGTAAAATCCTTTATTTTACGATTTGAGCATCTTACACACAAACTCTCTAGTAAAGTCAAAACGGTTAATGACAATTTGAATAAAATTGCCACTAAGAGTGATAAATTTAGTTTTAAGATTGACTTTAAGCCTATAAAATTTACAAAGGAGGAGACTTCTTCTTGTTTGTCTGATGTAATCATTGGGAGGGAGGAAGATGTGGAGAAGATTATAAGTGTGTTGTTGGGTTCTCATAATCTTGATCACCCAAATGTTTCTTTGCTAGCCATTATGGGGATGGGAGGTTTAGGAAAAACCGCTCTTGCCCAACTTGTGTATAACCATCCTAGGATCACTAAGGCATTCCCACTGAAGAGGTGGACTTGCATTGCTGATCAGGATGAACAGCATTTGGATTTGAAAGGGCATTTAGCAAAGGTGGTGAAAGGATTATCTGTTACTGATAAAATGTCTTTGGAGGACATACATCATGAAGTTAAGCAGCAACTTGAAGGGCAAAAATACTTGCTCGTGTTAGATGACGTGTGGACTGAAAGTTATCATGAATGGCAGCAGTTCCAAGGGTTTTTGAAGTTTGGCGGAAGGGGGAGTTGGATAATTGTAACTACACGCTCGAAAACAACTGCCCAAATGATTGCAGGTGATCGAGTACATCTGTTGCAAGGATTATCAGAACCGGAGTCATGGCATTTGTTCGAAAGGATGGCGTTTCAAGGAgaaaaaagagatgaagaatgGGTTAAACTTGGCCAAGAGATTGTAAAAAAGTGTACCAATGTCCCGCTTGCTATTAGAGTAGTAGGAAGTCTTCTGCGTGGTCAATCCAAGTCTGAGTGGTTATCATTTCACGACAAAGGCTTAGTCCTTCTTAGTGAGAGTAATGATGCCATGATGACCCGCATATTGAAGTTAAGTTACGATCAACTTAACCCTTCCTTGAGGACTTGTTTTGCCTACTGTGCTATCTTTCCCAAGGATTGGAAGATTAATAAGAAACTGTTGATTCAGCTTTGGATGGCACAAGGCTACATTAACTCAGAGAATTTGGGCGAAGAATACTTTCTTATATTGCTTCAGAGGTGTTTTTTCCAAGATATAGACGAGGATGAATTTGGGGGGATTAAGTCGTTTAAGATTCATGATCTCTTGCATGATATTGCTGAAAAAGTAGCGGGCGAAGAGATTTTCAGGTTCAGTTCTTATACTTCTAGTGTGGGAAAAAGAGTTCGCCATCTCTCTCTTGTGGAGGACTCCTACGCACAACATATCTTCAATAATTCTGAAATTCGTACGTGCCTTTTTATTACAAAATCGTACCATGGGTCTAAAGTGGACCGATTACTAGCAAGTAAATCAATACGGAAATGGACATGCTTAAGGTCTTTAGATTTGAGTAAGTCAAAGGCCAAAAGTTTACCAAAATCAATAGGTGACCTGTTGCATTTGAGGAGTTTAGACCTCTCATACAATAGTGATCTGAGAGTTCTTCCCAAGTCAATAACAAAGCTAGTAAATCTCCAAACTTTGAATTTACATTTTTGCAAGAGTTTAAAACAACTGCCGGATGATGTGAGCAAGCTAGTTGATCTATGCACCTTAAATGTAGCTCAATGTCATGCGCTAAGTCATATGCCGGCCGGCATAAGTATGTTGAGCTCTCTGCACACTTTATGCCAATTTGTGGTGGGTGCGCGAGCAAGATCAGCTTCAAAGCAATGCTTTAATGGGTTGGAAGACCTAAAGCACCTGAACAAATTGAAAGGGGAATTGACGATTGAAATAGCAGTTCTTGAAAATGCAAAATTTGTGAAGGAAGAACATGGCGGGGGAGGCTATTTAAGGAGTAAGGAACACCTAGAGACGATTATTATTAACTTTAGACGCGGGGAGGAGTCTGAGGAAGCATTGCTGGAAGAGATGCAGCCTCATCCTCATGTCAAGAGATTGGAGTTGTATGGGTATCATGGTGAGACATTACCGAGATGGCCAGGGAGGGGGGATAACTCGGCGTTGTTCGATTTCCCTAATCTTGTCACTTTGCGGATCGTAGATTGCAGTGAGCTTCTCTATCTGCCTTGGCAAATTGGGAAACTGCCCCACCTTAAGACGCTACAGATTTCAAGATTGCCAAATATGGAATATATGGCGGACTCAGGAACACTTGTCTCGGATGAAGGATCATCCTTCTTTCCCTGCCTCGATAGGCTTAATATTTCTCAGTTGCCTAAGTTAAAAGGGTGGTGGCGGAGATCAGGGTCGCACGTGGTCAACCCTAATGAGAGTGGAAGCAGCAGAGAAGCACAAGTATTAAAGTGGGTGTCATCTCCCTGTTTTCCTCTACTAAAGAATCTCAGTATAGAATATTGTGAAAATATGATGGTTGTCCCTTTATGTCCGCAGCTCGAAGAGCTCACAATATATAATTCCAGAGGAGATATGAGGTGCAGACCTCGTCCCTTGTCATGTCCCAAATTGAAGAGACTAGAAATCAACAACTCGGAGTGGCTGAAATCAATGCCTATTGTCCCAAAGTACACTCAGTTTCTTTCAGAGATAAAAATAGTGTCTGATGAGAGAATGGAGAGGTTGGGAGAAGTAAATGAGTTTCCGACGTATTTATTGTCTTCCGTGCGAACCTTACACATCAGCGGTTGCCCGGAACTTGTGAGCATAAGAGGATGGCTGGAGCATTTATCTGCCCTGGAGTCTTTGTATATCCAACTCTGTCCAAAAGTGAAGTTGGGTGGGATGTCATGGCATAACCTTGCTGGTAGTCTTCAACACTTGTATTTGATTGAATTAAAAGAGATGGAGGAATTGCCAGAGGGGATGCAGTTCTGCACTTCCCTCCGATCTCTTAACATTTGGAAGTCTCCCAAACTGAAATCCATGCCAAAATGGATGCCCAAACTCACCTCTCTCCAGGTGCTTTACATTGTACTGGGTTCCGAGAGTCTCAAAGAAAGATGCCAAAAACCGAATGGGGAGGACTGGCCTCTCATCCAACACATCTCAGATTTTTACATGTGCTAG